Proteins encoded within one genomic window of Edaphobacter lichenicola:
- a CDS encoding GDSL-type esterase/lipase family protein, with protein MHWKPKGWTLIGMLLLAAPGAMTVMKVAAAAQATTPNTIATTQVTDTIYRGDGTLANGSVIVSWQAFTAASGQAVPSGTTSATITNGALSLALVPNAGSTPIGTYYTAVYHLDDGTVSRQFWVVPVSQAPVQVSTIESTVLPTSVAMQTVSKNYVDTAIAAAVTGHPLDSTNPFVEKAGDTMTGPLVLPGDPTTSNQAADKHYVDVNVTGVAAGLGQKVSTVPAATQVVVQPLGTQLQVNNLNGDEYASQYVTGLGGNGIANAVTSPDCASGCEVKVEHSYPVGENYAASTWNSGAGGTHIEDDRNGQRRDTYFNPTSSVEAGVDAGQVIDVTSTRNSQAEFAAGGSSDPNSYALSIVHRGVTGGSNLFAAGIGSVPYFKTNYNAMNVEGEYNTLGQHVLDSQAINCYGVGDCLMGSQILTSSGGFRDEADEGAHPYDIQIQEDFNVFQGVCSAGCSPGSTVVTVGSIQAAGTQGEGRYLIDKNPAKTITIGVLTGGTGQVNFGPGPIATFSGTNFPVSVFLATAQVIPSQANNTAPGAVTVAIATTGVTAGFATSTAAIPSPSGVACLMDPPIKTSTTNYEMANYSVVDGTHLQMTLNKPHYAGTTIAFGGLCGYGLEQTVDTVGAIRQVFPVVGSYSTTGLYYAGSLTSIVGVQKNTSGFLNVSLAISAIARSNGVVTVTTAGSLPVDVNGLNMTISGVADQSYNGNFVVTTTGSNTLTFSETGANSTSTGGTVSKVTGGYVLYPMAEVLGVFDTATKSVDGQLTLAPNTVAWAVNDSLEEPHYYQQRVAPDVSFIGQWTPRATVGQTAGVEYENNVGPGVSGWTVSNNVSASNYLGNGGTHTEPGYAYVVQGIWQRTMDVQAGEQSVFSVHCNSHGCGNWNSGYDLFELDSSAGSDSVSFQPTTSTLHMNLRGTNYQFSPQAFTAGTINAGTVNATTLNGTVGAAQLPLFGASGTTHSPGAVPDPGATAGTARYLREDGTWSVPAGSTGGGQTGSGLPSGVAPIAGATADYDFLQGSGSVLTDISGNGNSGTLGSGAAAPQWIPNGLSFTALTQSVSLPASLNGSQGWIFSVYVNPLTQVALASNQYSMILASTLGPSGLNLLYQDLGLQGSAFSPSSYSGGSAQSSCTTLVAGFHVFGYILGVSGTSTDHFYIDGNECTRGGGTSAGFQTSGNLVLGSSPSGSFNGSGFYGNMYRAVAFPTLNAAQMKLYSQQLTSDAASRGVPLVPALAPQPAPSLFAIGDSITFGIGVTTPWPSLLNLTNQQPYVINNYGIPGAKLAEMAGSEANRVAPQCGGSGPMVATVFAGTNDLNSYPTPLQTMSFMSSEIATLKAAGCRVFVGTMLSRAGNAGAGGTMDAAKDSYDALILSGAKIAGAEGVIDFAAEPLIGADGASANGSNFPDGIHPSQTLQNRMGVIASNTLNYSFGFSQLNPHVVTAATYTMLSGDGYVTASPVANQTLTLPDCTGPSGATYTVSNIQSAFTVGVVTGSSSQLINGLAAGTVVPVPPNKSLTLRDVPNPKTVSGCHWEM; from the coding sequence ATGCATTGGAAGCCTAAGGGATGGACGCTGATCGGGATGCTGCTGCTGGCAGCTCCGGGCGCGATGACGGTGATGAAGGTGGCCGCTGCGGCACAGGCGACGACACCGAACACAATTGCTACTACGCAGGTTACAGATACGATCTACCGCGGAGACGGGACGCTGGCGAATGGGAGCGTGATTGTGAGCTGGCAGGCCTTTACCGCCGCGAGCGGGCAGGCTGTGCCGAGCGGCACCACTTCGGCTACGATCACGAACGGAGCTCTGAGTCTGGCCCTGGTTCCGAATGCGGGGTCGACGCCGATTGGGACCTACTATACGGCGGTGTATCACCTGGATGATGGGACGGTCAGCCGGCAGTTCTGGGTGGTTCCTGTAAGCCAGGCTCCGGTGCAGGTGAGCACGATCGAGAGCACGGTGCTTCCTACCTCGGTGGCGATGCAGACGGTGAGCAAGAACTATGTGGACACGGCGATTGCAGCCGCGGTGACGGGACATCCGCTGGATAGCACGAATCCGTTTGTCGAGAAGGCGGGGGATACGATGACTGGACCGCTGGTGCTACCGGGCGACCCGACTACTTCGAACCAGGCGGCTGATAAGCACTATGTCGATGTGAATGTGACCGGCGTTGCGGCGGGGCTGGGACAGAAGGTTTCGACGGTGCCGGCAGCGACCCAGGTTGTGGTGCAGCCTTTGGGGACGCAGCTGCAGGTGAATAACCTGAATGGCGATGAGTATGCGAGCCAATATGTAACCGGTCTGGGCGGCAACGGAATTGCAAATGCGGTGACGAGTCCTGATTGCGCGAGCGGCTGCGAGGTGAAGGTAGAACACAGCTATCCGGTGGGCGAGAACTATGCGGCGAGTACATGGAATAGTGGCGCAGGAGGAACCCATATCGAGGATGACAGGAACGGACAGCGACGCGATACCTACTTCAACCCGACGAGTTCGGTCGAGGCCGGAGTTGATGCCGGTCAGGTCATCGATGTGACTTCGACCCGGAACTCCCAGGCCGAGTTTGCGGCGGGAGGGTCATCGGATCCGAACTCCTATGCGCTGTCGATCGTTCATCGCGGCGTGACGGGGGGGTCCAATCTGTTTGCAGCGGGGATCGGAAGTGTTCCTTACTTCAAGACGAACTATAACGCGATGAACGTAGAGGGCGAGTACAACACGCTGGGTCAGCATGTTCTGGATTCGCAGGCAATCAACTGCTATGGGGTTGGCGATTGTCTGATGGGATCGCAGATCCTGACCTCGTCGGGGGGATTCCGCGATGAGGCAGATGAGGGCGCGCACCCCTACGATATTCAGATTCAGGAGGATTTCAACGTCTTCCAGGGAGTCTGTAGCGCGGGGTGTTCTCCGGGATCTACGGTGGTGACGGTAGGTTCCATTCAGGCGGCGGGGACGCAGGGTGAGGGGCGATATCTGATCGACAAGAATCCGGCGAAGACGATTACGATTGGGGTGTTGACGGGTGGAACGGGCCAGGTGAACTTTGGTCCGGGTCCGATCGCGACCTTCAGTGGGACGAACTTTCCGGTGAGCGTGTTTCTGGCGACGGCACAGGTGATACCGTCTCAGGCAAACAACACCGCTCCGGGAGCAGTGACGGTGGCGATTGCGACGACCGGGGTGACGGCTGGATTCGCGACGAGTACGGCCGCGATTCCGAGTCCAAGTGGGGTGGCCTGCCTTATGGACCCTCCTATCAAGACTTCAACCACGAACTACGAGATGGCGAACTACTCGGTGGTGGATGGAACACACCTGCAGATGACTTTGAATAAGCCGCATTATGCCGGGACCACGATTGCGTTTGGGGGGTTGTGCGGATATGGGCTGGAACAGACGGTGGATACGGTGGGGGCGATCCGGCAGGTGTTTCCTGTCGTCGGGTCTTACTCAACGACGGGTCTGTACTATGCAGGCTCGCTGACTTCGATTGTGGGCGTGCAGAAGAACACCAGCGGCTTTTTGAATGTGTCGCTAGCGATTTCCGCGATTGCCAGGAGCAATGGTGTGGTTACGGTTACGACGGCGGGTTCGTTGCCGGTGGATGTGAATGGATTGAACATGACCATCTCGGGTGTGGCGGACCAGAGCTACAACGGTAACTTCGTTGTGACTACTACTGGGTCGAACACGTTGACGTTCTCAGAGACGGGCGCCAACAGTACGAGCACGGGCGGTACTGTGTCCAAGGTGACGGGGGGATATGTTTTGTATCCCATGGCCGAGGTGCTGGGAGTATTTGATACGGCGACGAAGAGCGTGGATGGGCAACTGACGCTGGCGCCGAACACTGTCGCCTGGGCCGTGAACGATTCTCTGGAAGAGCCGCATTATTATCAGCAGCGAGTTGCGCCGGATGTGTCCTTCATTGGACAGTGGACGCCTCGTGCTACGGTGGGGCAGACGGCGGGAGTTGAGTATGAGAACAATGTAGGCCCCGGTGTGAGCGGGTGGACGGTTTCGAATAACGTCTCTGCGTCCAACTATCTGGGCAATGGTGGAACCCATACTGAGCCGGGTTATGCCTACGTCGTGCAGGGGATCTGGCAACGGACGATGGATGTGCAGGCGGGAGAGCAGAGTGTGTTCTCAGTTCACTGCAACTCTCATGGGTGTGGGAACTGGAACTCCGGCTACGATCTTTTTGAGTTGGACAGCAGTGCCGGGTCGGATTCGGTCTCCTTCCAGCCGACGACGAGTACGCTGCATATGAACCTGCGAGGCACGAACTATCAGTTCAGCCCACAGGCGTTTACAGCAGGGACGATCAATGCGGGGACGGTGAATGCGACGACATTGAATGGCACTGTGGGTGCGGCGCAGCTTCCGTTGTTTGGAGCTTCGGGTACGACTCACTCTCCTGGTGCGGTTCCTGATCCTGGCGCGACGGCGGGTACAGCACGCTATCTGCGGGAGGATGGGACGTGGTCAGTTCCTGCAGGTTCGACCGGTGGTGGACAGACTGGATCGGGGTTGCCGAGTGGGGTGGCACCGATTGCGGGAGCGACGGCTGACTATGACTTCCTTCAAGGCAGCGGATCGGTTCTGACGGATATCAGTGGGAATGGGAATAGCGGCACGCTGGGTTCTGGTGCGGCTGCACCCCAATGGATACCGAATGGATTGAGTTTTACTGCCTTGACGCAATCGGTTTCGCTGCCGGCCAGCTTGAACGGTTCGCAGGGATGGATCTTTTCGGTTTACGTCAATCCGTTGACTCAGGTTGCTCTGGCTTCAAACCAGTATTCGATGATTTTAGCGTCGACCCTCGGGCCTTCTGGGTTGAACCTGCTTTATCAGGATCTCGGCTTGCAGGGATCGGCCTTCTCTCCGTCCAGCTACTCTGGCGGAAGTGCGCAGAGCTCCTGCACTACTTTGGTTGCTGGGTTCCACGTGTTCGGCTATATTCTCGGGGTTTCGGGAACGAGCACCGATCACTTCTACATTGATGGCAACGAGTGCACGAGAGGCGGGGGGACTTCGGCGGGTTTTCAGACGAGCGGAAACCTTGTTCTTGGCTCCAGCCCTTCGGGTTCTTTCAACGGTTCGGGCTTTTATGGAAATATGTACCGCGCCGTTGCCTTTCCGACACTGAACGCTGCCCAGATGAAGCTGTACAGCCAACAGTTGACATCGGATGCGGCGAGCCGTGGAGTTCCTCTTGTTCCAGCGCTGGCTCCACAGCCGGCGCCGTCACTATTTGCGATAGGCGATTCGATTACGTTCGGTATCGGTGTCACGACACCCTGGCCGTCGCTGTTGAACCTGACTAATCAGCAGCCTTACGTGATCAACAACTATGGGATTCCAGGAGCAAAGCTCGCCGAGATGGCTGGTTCCGAAGCTAACCGTGTCGCTCCGCAATGCGGGGGATCTGGGCCGATGGTTGCGACCGTGTTTGCAGGAACCAACGACCTGAACAGCTATCCAACGCCACTGCAGACGATGAGTTTTATGTCGTCTGAGATTGCGACCCTGAAGGCTGCGGGCTGCAGGGTGTTCGTGGGGACGATGCTGTCTCGGGCGGGCAATGCGGGAGCGGGCGGGACGATGGATGCAGCAAAGGATAGCTACGACGCGCTCATTCTTTCTGGCGCAAAGATAGCGGGTGCGGAGGGAGTCATCGACTTTGCGGCAGAGCCGTTGATTGGGGCAGACGGAGCGTCGGCAAACGGCTCCAACTTCCCCGACGGCATTCATCCTAGTCAGACTCTGCAAAACCGCATGGGTGTGATCGCCAGCAACACGCTGAACTACTCCTTCGGGTTTAGCCAGTTGAATCCGCATGTTGTTACCGCGGCGACTTACACCATGTTGAGTGGGGACGGCTATGTAACGGCGAGTCCTGTGGCAAATCAGACACTGACGCTGCCTGATTGCACCGGACCGAGCGGGGCTACCTACACGGTCTCGAATATCCAGTCGGCCTTTACGGTTGGTGTGGTGACTGGAAGTTCGTCGCAGCTGATCAATGGGCTGGCGGCGGGCACGGTGGTGCCGGTGCCGCCGAATAAGTCGTTGACGCTGCGGGATGTTCCCAACCCTAAGACGGTTTCGGGATGTCATTGGGAGATGTAG
- a CDS encoding terminase yields MGEAQRDVEDLLTVGRWMDENPTRLMKVAEGWLKVRDREGVERPLRANAVQKAFERERGNQNIVLKARQMGITTWVAGRFFLKTITARGVMTVQVAQTREAAEGIFRMVQRFWECLPEELREGALRRSKANAGQMCFPALDSEFRVVSAGDENAGRGLTVQYLHCSEVSRWPGDAGATLAGLRAALAPGGEMVMESTPNGAYGCFYEEWGRALEQRVGELAGQRDSGVVRHFFPWWMEEAYVAAPVGPVDALREDELRLVTAHGLTARQIGFRRGLEASYRGLRSQEFAEDAESCFKATGECCFEVEAVEERLASVGEPLVMRRGGALQIWLPPIAGKEYVVAVDTAGGGTDGDFAAVQVIERESGLQCAELQQRLGTLELARVSADLAREYGGAMIAVERNNHGAGVLAYLDSVERYARVYEQSGVAGWLTTAGSKPGMVSRMGALLVESPGMFFSRRLLGECRTFVAMAGGRTGAVNGAHDDCLMAMAIGQAVRAELLGKR; encoded by the coding sequence ATGGGTGAAGCTCAGCGGGATGTGGAAGATCTGCTGACGGTTGGCAGGTGGATGGATGAGAACCCAACGAGATTGATGAAGGTGGCTGAGGGGTGGTTGAAGGTTCGGGATCGTGAGGGCGTGGAGCGGCCGCTGCGGGCCAATGCGGTGCAGAAGGCGTTTGAACGCGAGCGCGGCAACCAGAACATTGTGCTGAAGGCCAGGCAGATGGGGATTACAACCTGGGTGGCGGGACGGTTTTTTTTGAAGACCATTACGGCTCGCGGCGTAATGACGGTGCAGGTGGCGCAGACGAGAGAGGCGGCAGAGGGAATCTTTCGGATGGTGCAGCGATTCTGGGAGTGTCTGCCGGAGGAGCTGCGCGAGGGTGCGCTGCGGCGGAGTAAGGCGAATGCGGGGCAGATGTGTTTTCCGGCGCTGGATAGTGAGTTTCGCGTGGTGAGCGCGGGGGATGAGAATGCTGGGCGTGGGTTGACGGTGCAGTATCTGCATTGCAGCGAGGTGAGCCGGTGGCCGGGAGATGCGGGGGCTACGCTGGCGGGGCTTCGGGCGGCGCTTGCTCCTGGGGGCGAGATGGTGATGGAGTCTACGCCGAATGGGGCTTATGGATGCTTCTATGAGGAGTGGGGACGGGCGCTGGAGCAACGAGTCGGCGAGTTAGCTGGTCAGCGGGATAGCGGTGTGGTTCGGCACTTTTTTCCGTGGTGGATGGAGGAGGCCTATGTGGCGGCTCCTGTGGGTCCTGTGGATGCGCTGCGGGAGGATGAGCTTCGGCTGGTGACGGCGCATGGTTTGACGGCGCGGCAGATTGGGTTTCGCAGAGGGCTGGAGGCTAGTTATCGGGGGCTGCGGTCGCAGGAGTTTGCAGAGGATGCGGAGAGCTGCTTCAAGGCTACGGGCGAGTGCTGCTTTGAGGTGGAGGCTGTGGAGGAGCGGCTGGCTTCGGTGGGTGAGCCTCTGGTGATGCGGCGGGGTGGGGCGTTGCAGATTTGGCTGCCTCCTATTGCCGGGAAGGAGTATGTGGTTGCGGTCGATACTGCCGGAGGTGGGACGGATGGCGACTTTGCGGCGGTGCAGGTGATCGAGAGGGAGTCCGGGTTGCAGTGCGCGGAGTTGCAGCAGAGGCTGGGGACGCTGGAGTTGGCGAGGGTTTCGGCGGATCTGGCGAGGGAGTATGGCGGGGCGATGATTGCGGTGGAGAGGAATAATCATGGAGCTGGTGTGCTTGCTTATCTGGATAGCGTGGAGCGGTATGCGCGTGTGTATGAGCAGAGTGGCGTTGCGGGTTGGTTGACGACTGCGGGGTCGAAGCCTGGGATGGTGAGCCGGATGGGAGCTTTGCTGGTGGAGTCGCCTGGGATG